The Vibrio pomeroyi genome window below encodes:
- the seqA gene encoding replication initiation negative regulator SeqA, whose translation MKTIEVDEDLYRFIAGQTERIGESASDILRRLLQVDSQGMVPIEEIVEPKGIVVSKEVGFTPEKFDGVKEMRSLLISDEFASLKKAIDRFMLVLSTLHKIDPLSFSEATQVKGRKRVYFADNEATLLANGNTTKPKAIPQSPFWVITNNNTSRKRQMVEQLMSRMSFQAELIEKVTGSI comes from the coding sequence ATGAAAACAATTGAGGTTGATGAGGACCTATACCGTTTTATTGCGGGTCAGACAGAACGTATTGGCGAAAGCGCTTCAGATATTCTGCGCCGCTTGTTACAGGTTGATAGCCAAGGCATGGTTCCGATCGAAGAGATCGTTGAGCCAAAAGGTATCGTTGTTAGCAAAGAGGTAGGCTTTACTCCAGAGAAATTCGATGGCGTTAAAGAAATGCGCTCACTACTAATATCAGATGAGTTTGCATCACTAAAGAAAGCCATTGATCGTTTCATGCTTGTGTTATCAACACTGCATAAAATCGACCCTTTAAGCTTTTCAGAAGCAACTCAAGTAAAAGGCCGTAAGCGTGTTTACTTTGCAGACAACGAAGCGACGTTGCTAGCAAACGGTAACACCACTAAGCCTAAAGCTATTCCACAAAGTCCTTTTTGGGTTATTACTAATAACAATACAAGCCGTAAAAGACAGATGGTTGAGCAGCTTATGAGCCGCATGAGTTTCCAAGCAGAATTGATAGAAAAAGTAACAGGTTCAATTTAA
- a CDS encoding alpha/beta fold hydrolase, with protein sequence MSVQLNYKIEGEGHTIVLIHGLFGNLDNLGLLARDLKADHQVLSIDLRNHGQSFHSDTHNYQAMAQDVAQLLNDLELEDVTVIGHSMGGKVAMALTQHLELRKLVVLDMAPVAYTQSRHDNVFAGLQAVIEEKPVSRSEALKVLAKHIEIDGVRQFLTKSLFKSEQGVMEWRFNVASLLANYAHIIGWEPIDKTSVKTLLIKGGNSDYLTAEHQTAVQQQFSNAKAHVIANTGHWLHAEKPAEVLRAIRKFIA encoded by the coding sequence ATGTCAGTACAGCTCAACTATAAAATTGAAGGTGAGGGTCACACCATTGTTTTGATCCATGGATTATTCGGTAATCTGGACAACCTTGGCTTGCTCGCTAGGGATCTAAAAGCCGATCATCAAGTGCTTAGTATCGATCTACGTAACCACGGCCAATCTTTCCATAGTGACACTCACAACTATCAAGCGATGGCACAAGATGTGGCTCAACTACTGAATGATCTTGAGCTAGAAGATGTGACTGTGATTGGTCACTCTATGGGTGGCAAAGTCGCGATGGCACTCACTCAACATCTCGAACTGCGTAAGTTGGTTGTATTGGACATGGCACCGGTTGCGTACACTCAGAGCCGCCATGATAACGTATTCGCTGGCCTGCAAGCCGTGATAGAGGAAAAACCAGTTTCTCGCTCCGAAGCACTTAAAGTACTCGCAAAACATATTGAAATAGACGGCGTTCGCCAGTTCTTGACCAAATCTTTGTTTAAATCAGAGCAAGGCGTCATGGAGTGGCGCTTTAACGTCGCATCCCTACTCGCAAATTACGCACACATCATTGGCTGGGAACCGATCGACAAAACCTCGGTCAAAACCTTGCTAATAAAAGGTGGGAACTCTGACTATCTCACGGCTGAACACCAAACCGCGGTTCAGCAGCAATTTTCTAACGCAAAGGCGCACGTCATTGCGAATACGGGTCACTGGCTACACGCAGAAAAGCCAGCAGAAGTACTCAGAGCAATTCGAAAATTCATCGCTTAA
- a CDS encoding DUF2788 domain-containing protein — MLYDYMNIIESVGLDLLFAAIFFLIGMAIKDVLKQGNVPPFGRRIVWLVLFLGCAGFIAKGIIQLSWEGTGI, encoded by the coding sequence ATGCTTTACGACTACATGAACATCATTGAATCTGTTGGTTTAGATCTCCTATTTGCCGCGATTTTCTTTTTAATCGGTATGGCAATTAAGGACGTTCTCAAGCAAGGAAATGTTCCTCCATTTGGTCGTCGCATTGTGTGGTTAGTACTTTTCCTTGGCTGTGCAGGTTTTATCGCCAAAGGGATAATCCAACTAAGCTGGGAAGGAACCGGGATCTAA
- the fldA gene encoding flavodoxin FldA → MASVGLFFGSDTGNTEAVAKMIQKQLSKQLVHVQDIAKSSKEDIDNFDLLLLGIPTWYYGEAQCDWDDFFPELEAIDFSTKLVAIFGCGDQEDYAEYFCDAMGTIRDIVEAKGGTILGYTSTEGYEFEASKGLVEGDDSQFVGLCIDEDRQPELTDERVSNWVKQIHEEMCLAELED, encoded by the coding sequence ATGGCAAGTGTAGGTCTCTTCTTTGGTAGCGATACAGGTAACACTGAAGCTGTTGCTAAGATGATTCAAAAGCAATTGAGCAAGCAGCTCGTTCACGTTCAAGACATTGCAAAAAGCAGCAAAGAAGATATCGATAACTTCGATCTACTGCTGCTTGGTATCCCTACGTGGTACTACGGCGAAGCACAATGTGATTGGGATGACTTCTTCCCTGAGCTAGAAGCTATTGATTTCTCAACTAAGCTTGTTGCTATCTTTGGTTGTGGCGACCAAGAAGATTACGCAGAATACTTCTGTGATGCTATGGGTACTATCCGTGACATCGTTGAAGCGAAAGGCGGTACTATCCTAGGTTACACATCAACTGAAGGCTACGAATTCGAAGCATCGAAAGGTTTAGTTGAAGGCGATGACAGCCAATTCGTTGGTCTATGTATCGATGAAGATCGTCAACCTGAGCTAACTGATGAGCGTGTATCTAACTGGGTTAAACAAATCCACGAAGAAATGTGCCTAGCAGAGCTAGAAGACTAA
- a CDS encoding DUF4442 domain-containing protein, producing the protein MNKQLAKIYKPNIVKFALNIWPPFWGAGIKIAHISSDFRVVKTVLKLRWWNKNANRTQYGGSIFSLTDPVYSLMLMGILGERYYVWDKEASINFIKPGQSDLYADFEISQGQLDEIYRQTQLGEKCFPEFIIYVKDKQGNVVSEIQRTLYVRKKPQFRDDDEVLEAEC; encoded by the coding sequence ATGAATAAGCAACTTGCAAAAATATACAAACCAAACATCGTAAAATTCGCTCTTAATATTTGGCCTCCGTTCTGGGGAGCGGGCATTAAGATAGCGCATATAAGTTCAGACTTCAGGGTAGTAAAGACAGTGCTCAAGCTACGTTGGTGGAACAAAAATGCCAATCGTACTCAATATGGCGGCAGCATATTTTCCCTGACGGATCCGGTTTACTCATTGATGTTAATGGGAATTTTGGGTGAGCGATATTATGTTTGGGACAAGGAAGCGAGCATTAATTTTATCAAACCTGGTCAATCTGACTTGTATGCCGATTTCGAAATAAGCCAAGGGCAACTGGATGAGATCTATCGTCAGACACAGCTCGGTGAGAAGTGTTTTCCTGAGTTTATTATCTATGTGAAAGATAAGCAGGGAAATGTGGTATCAGAAATTCAGCGTACGCTTTATGTAAGAAAGAAGCCCCAATTTAGAGATGATGACGAAGTACTAGAAGCTGAGTGCTAA
- the fcrX gene encoding ferric iron uptake transcriptional regulator FcrX, with protein sequence MSDNNQALKDAGLKVTLPRLKILEVLQQPDCQHISAEDLYKKLIDLGEEIGLATVYRVLNQFDDAGIVTRHHFEGGKSVFELSTQHHHDHLVCLDCGEVIEFSDDIIEERQKEIAERYNVKLTNHSLYLYGKSITGDCKGNPDAHKPKK encoded by the coding sequence ATGTCAGACAATAATCAAGCGCTAAAAGATGCTGGTCTTAAAGTGACCCTCCCAAGGCTCAAAATTTTAGAAGTATTACAACAACCAGACTGCCAACATATTAGTGCTGAAGATTTATATAAAAAGCTGATCGACCTAGGTGAAGAGATCGGACTTGCGACCGTTTATCGAGTATTAAACCAATTCGATGACGCTGGCATTGTAACTCGCCACCACTTCGAAGGCGGTAAGTCTGTATTTGAACTTTCAACACAGCACCACCACGATCACCTAGTATGTCTAGATTGTGGCGAAGTTATCGAATTCTCTGATGACATCATCGAAGAGAGACAGAAAGAAATCGCAGAACGTTACAACGTGAAACTGACTAACCACAGTTTATACTTGTACGGAAAAAGTATTACCGGAGATTGCAAAGGTAACCCTGACGCACACAAACCGAAGAAGTAA